A region from the Maribacter aquivivus genome encodes:
- a CDS encoding Panacea domain-containing protein: MSLVPQHINKSGYSNQEIDKIGNTLIYLTNNITGLTKTQALKYLYLLDEFSIKKFGIPFIGLKYEVWQYGPVAQDIFLELTEEQPKMLKDYIYIELERFQHYQYLYLKTKKSFIDDEFTDSDIEILEFVTTKYKNLNATELSDLTHAKNSLWHNIALEQNLLEAFRTNRKRASNFIIDFSIILDEEKKEIYNSYNDNIEINRHYSNV; this comes from the coding sequence ATGTCTTTAGTTCCACAACATATAAACAAATCAGGTTATAGTAATCAAGAAATTGATAAGATAGGAAACACCCTAATTTATCTTACAAATAACATTACAGGTCTAACCAAAACCCAAGCACTTAAATATTTATACCTATTAGATGAATTTTCAATTAAAAAATTCGGAATCCCTTTTATTGGTTTAAAATATGAAGTTTGGCAATACGGGCCAGTTGCACAAGATATTTTTCTTGAACTTACAGAAGAGCAACCTAAAATGCTAAAAGACTACATATATATAGAATTAGAGAGATTCCAACATTATCAATATTTATATTTAAAAACTAAAAAGAGTTTTATAGATGATGAGTTCACTGATAGTGATATTGAAATCTTAGAATTTGTTACAACTAAATATAAAAACTTAAATGCTACTGAACTTTCTGATTTAACCCATGCTAAAAACTCTTTATGGCATAATATTGCTTTAGAGCAAAATCTTTTAGAAGCATTTAGAACTAACAGAAAAAGAGCGTCAAACTTTATAATAGATTTCTCCATTATTTTGGATGAAGAAAAAAAAGAAATCTATAATAGTTACAATGATAATATAGAGATTAACAGACATTATAGTAATGTTTGA
- a CDS encoding GatB/YqeY domain-containing protein, with protein sequence MGLQQRVMEQLKLAMKAKDSVALESLRAIKSALLVASTSGGGEVTEDDEIQIVQKLVKQRKDSAAIFIEQGRQDLADPELAQIAVIEQFLPEQLTEEEVEKVVVQTIDATGASGMKDMGKVMGIVSKELAGQADGKLISTIVKKKLA encoded by the coding sequence ATGGGTTTACAGCAAAGAGTAATGGAGCAGTTGAAATTAGCTATGAAAGCAAAGGATTCGGTAGCACTAGAATCACTTAGGGCTATTAAATCTGCTTTATTGGTAGCGAGTACTAGTGGAGGAGGAGAAGTGACTGAAGATGATGAGATACAAATAGTACAGAAGTTAGTTAAACAAAGAAAAGATAGTGCTGCTATTTTTATAGAGCAAGGAAGACAAGATCTTGCTGATCCAGAATTGGCTCAGATAGCGGTAATAGAGCAATTTTTGCCCGAACAACTTACAGAGGAAGAGGTAGAAAAAGTAGTAGTTCAAACTATAGATGCTACTGGTGCTTCAGGAATGAAGGATATGGGTAAGGTTATGGGGATTGTTTCTAAAGAATTAGCCGGTCAAGCTGACGGTAAATTAATATCTACAATCGTAAAAAAGAAATTAGCTTAA
- the ftsZ gene encoding cell division protein FtsZ — protein sequence MSKNSEFDNISFDLPKNQSNVIKVIGVGGGGSNAINHMFQAGINGVDFVICNTDSQALDNSPVPNKIQLGMSLTEGLGAGANPEVGEQAAMESMEEIKSMLDTTTKMIFITAGMGGGTGTGAAPVIAKFAKEMDVLTVGIVTMPFQFEGKMRVEQAQRGIEKLRNNVDSLIVINNNKLREVYGNLGFKAGFSKADEVLATAARGIAEVITHHYTQNIDLRDAKTVLSNSGTAIMGSAISSGSARANEAIMKALDSPLLNDNKIQGAKNVLLLIVSGAQEITIDEIGEINDHIQIEAGYGANIIMGVGEDESLGEAIAVTVIATGFNIEQQDDIVNTESKKIIHTLEEGQRAEAMLLSNTKTVHTLEMDDEEEEVKQVKPVKKYEFVEEEDFDLIPTTNYIKNFNVFYEEVLAENVSEEDFVIVDAPSSFRDIEVVDPEELQVEEEDDQFTVGFKSSSRGEEEKENVIMFDLHDEVKDIDVNESIEIVPVLEYNKNGEKRYSLDDYMQLESKLTGAKSKAEEFEPKIIEDELVFERKTIAPKREAHPEEQLDPMETPIEELLRDRADERRRKLKDFNYKFKNNAPTSYDEKKPAYQRQGVDLNESSREKKISRTSLSGDSNDDIQLRSNNSFLHDNVD from the coding sequence ATGAGTAAGAACAGCGAATTTGATAATATCTCCTTTGATCTACCAAAGAATCAAAGCAACGTTATAAAAGTCATTGGTGTAGGTGGCGGTGGTAGTAATGCTATTAATCACATGTTCCAAGCAGGAATTAACGGAGTTGATTTTGTAATCTGTAATACAGATTCTCAGGCTTTAGACAATAGTCCGGTGCCAAACAAAATACAATTAGGCATGTCATTAACTGAAGGTTTGGGTGCTGGTGCCAATCCTGAAGTAGGTGAACAAGCTGCCATGGAAAGTATGGAAGAGATTAAAAGTATGTTGGATACAACTACTAAAATGATCTTCATTACTGCTGGTATGGGCGGGGGAACAGGAACTGGTGCTGCTCCCGTAATTGCCAAGTTTGCAAAAGAAATGGATGTTCTTACTGTTGGTATCGTTACTATGCCATTTCAATTCGAAGGTAAAATGCGAGTTGAACAAGCACAACGAGGTATTGAAAAATTACGCAATAATGTCGATTCGCTGATCGTCATTAATAACAATAAATTAAGAGAAGTATACGGAAACCTTGGTTTCAAGGCTGGTTTCTCTAAAGCTGATGAAGTATTGGCAACTGCTGCTAGAGGTATTGCAGAGGTTATTACACATCACTACACACAAAACATAGATTTACGTGATGCTAAAACAGTACTATCTAATAGTGGTACTGCTATTATGGGTTCTGCTATTTCATCTGGTTCTGCAAGAGCTAATGAAGCAATCATGAAAGCATTAGATTCTCCGTTATTGAACGACAATAAAATTCAAGGAGCTAAAAATGTATTGTTATTGATTGTTTCTGGTGCGCAAGAAATTACTATTGATGAAATTGGTGAAATCAATGATCATATTCAAATTGAGGCAGGATACGGAGCAAACATCATTATGGGTGTTGGTGAAGATGAAAGCTTAGGTGAAGCTATTGCAGTTACGGTAATTGCTACAGGTTTTAATATTGAACAGCAAGATGATATTGTAAATACCGAGTCAAAGAAAATCATTCATACTTTAGAAGAAGGGCAACGTGCAGAAGCAATGTTGTTATCTAACACTAAAACTGTTCATACCTTAGAAATGGACGATGAGGAAGAGGAGGTAAAACAAGTCAAACCCGTAAAAAAGTATGAGTTCGTTGAGGAAGAAGATTTTGACTTGATACCTACAACGAACTATATTAAAAATTTCAATGTTTTTTACGAGGAAGTACTAGCAGAGAATGTTTCAGAAGAGGATTTTGTTATCGTAGATGCGCCTTCATCTTTTAGAGATATAGAGGTAGTTGATCCAGAAGAATTACAAGTTGAAGAAGAAGATGATCAATTTACAGTTGGTTTTAAAAGTTCTTCAAGAGGAGAGGAAGAAAAAGAAAACGTAATCATGTTTGATTTGCATGATGAAGTAAAAGATATTGATGTTAACGAAAGCATCGAAATTGTACCAGTATTAGAGTATAATAAGAATGGTGAGAAGCGCTATAGTTTAGATGACTATATGCAGTTAGAAAGTAAGCTTACGGGTGCAAAATCTAAAGCTGAAGAGTTCGAGCCTAAAATTATTGAAGACGAGTTGGTATTCGAGAGAAAGACCATAGCTCCAAAAAGAGAGGCACACCCAGAGGAACAATTAGATCCAATGGAAACGCCTATTGAAGAGTTGTTAAGAGATAGGGCTGATGAACGCAGAAGAAAATTGAAAGATTTTAATTATAAGTTCAAAAACAATGCACCTACTAGTTATGACGAAAAGAAACCGGCATACCAAAGACAAGGTGTTGATTTGAATGAAAGTTCACGAGAAAAGAAGATTTCTAGAACATCATTGAGTGGAGATAGTAATGATGATATACAGTTAAGATCTAACAATTCATTTTTACATGATAATGTAGACTAA
- the ftsA gene encoding cell division protein FtsA, whose amino-acid sequence MEQTKYSVGLDIGTTKIVAIIGKQNEYGKIEILGIGKSKSLGVHRGVVNNITQTIKSIQQAVEEAEANSGLKIGSVVVGIAGQHIRSLQHSDYITRKDSEEVIGDEDVDLLCNQVHKLIMLPGEEIIHVLPQEYKVDGQAEIREPVGMYGGRLEANFHVVVGQVVSIKNVGRCIKSAGLDLGNITLEPLASSDAVLSQEEKEAGVALIDIGGGTTDLAIFKDGIIRHTAVIPFGGGVITEDIKEGCSIIEKQAELLKTRFGSAWPGENRDNEIVSIPGLRGREPKEISLKNLSKIIHARVVEIIEQVYVEIKNYGHEEQKKKLIAGIVLTGGGSQLKHLKQLVEYITGMDTRIGYPNEHLAGDSDEEVASPLYATAVGLLMNAIKNQEKLKLTQEEILQEQELEQEEEELVYAERETEAVARPNLHKERKSVFDKWSEKLKEFLDNAE is encoded by the coding sequence ATGGAACAAACTAAATATTCAGTCGGTTTAGACATTGGAACAACGAAAATCGTTGCCATAATCGGAAAGCAAAACGAGTATGGTAAAATTGAGATTTTGGGTATCGGTAAGTCCAAAAGTTTAGGTGTACACAGAGGTGTGGTAAATAATATTACTCAAACTATAAAATCTATTCAACAAGCGGTTGAAGAGGCAGAAGCAAATTCTGGTCTTAAAATTGGATCTGTTGTTGTGGGTATCGCCGGTCAACATATTAGAAGTTTACAGCACAGCGATTACATTACCAGAAAAGATTCTGAGGAAGTAATTGGAGACGAAGATGTAGACTTACTATGTAATCAAGTGCACAAATTGATTATGCTACCAGGTGAAGAGATTATTCATGTTTTACCACAAGAATACAAAGTTGATGGTCAGGCTGAAATACGCGAGCCTGTTGGTATGTATGGTGGTAGGTTAGAAGCTAACTTTCATGTAGTAGTTGGTCAAGTTGTTTCTATAAAGAATGTAGGTCGTTGCATTAAAAGTGCAGGATTAGATTTAGGAAATATAACACTAGAGCCATTAGCATCATCTGATGCAGTATTAAGTCAAGAAGAAAAAGAAGCAGGTGTAGCATTAATCGATATAGGTGGTGGTACAACTGATCTGGCTATTTTCAAAGACGGAATTATTAGGCATACGGCGGTAATACCTTTTGGTGGTGGAGTCATTACAGAAGATATTAAAGAAGGATGTTCAATTATAGAAAAACAGGCAGAGTTGTTGAAAACCAGATTTGGTTCAGCATGGCCAGGAGAGAACAGAGATAATGAAATTGTATCTATACCAGGTTTACGTGGTAGAGAGCCAAAAGAAATCTCTTTAAAAAATCTTTCGAAAATAATTCATGCACGTGTCGTTGAGATTATCGAGCAGGTATATGTAGAAATCAAAAACTACGGTCACGAAGAACAAAAGAAAAAGTTGATTGCAGGTATCGTGTTAACAGGTGGTGGAAGCCAACTAAAACATTTAAAGCAATTAGTGGAATATATAACAGGTATGGATACTCGTATCGGGTACCCTAACGAACATCTAGCAGGTGATTCTGATGAAGAAGTTGCAAGTCCGTTATACGCAACAGCTGTTGGTCTTTTAATGAATGCCATTAAAAACCAAGAGAAGTTGAAATTGACACAAGAAGAAATTTTACAAGAACAGGAACTAGAGCAGGAAGAAGAAGAGTTGGTGTATGCTGAACGTGAGACGGAAGCTGTAGCACGCCCGAACCTGCATAAAGAAAGAAAATCTGTTTTTGATAAGTGGTCTGAAAAATTGAAAGAATTTTTAGATAACGCAGAGTAA
- a CDS encoding cell division protein FtsQ/DivIB: protein MQVNWNFIKLVALVLVIMGLYAFSNERNSAKNVTGMKVEFIGEQNLYLTEGTVNKLLIQNYGSLDNVPKENIVLNTVEKALEANEMVKSAQVYLTIDGELTSRIVQRKPIGRIEGDSKFYLDDEGKRMPLSNNHSARVPIITGNISGKSLEDVYVILEHINMDDFFRESVIGIHIKGEEEYQLRLRLNNFVVNIGGIEDLEAKFSNFKAFYAKANKDETLEDFAEVSLEFNNQVVCTKI from the coding sequence ATGCAGGTTAATTGGAATTTTATAAAGTTAGTTGCTTTGGTTCTGGTAATCATGGGGTTATATGCTTTTTCGAATGAGCGTAATAGCGCCAAGAATGTTACGGGGATGAAGGTAGAATTCATTGGGGAACAAAATTTGTACCTCACTGAAGGAACGGTTAATAAATTGTTAATACAAAATTACGGTAGTCTTGATAATGTGCCTAAAGAAAATATAGTTTTGAATACTGTAGAAAAGGCCCTTGAGGCCAATGAAATGGTAAAAAGTGCACAAGTCTATCTAACAATAGATGGTGAGCTAACGTCGAGAATAGTTCAACGTAAGCCGATAGGACGTATTGAGGGGGATTCAAAATTCTATTTGGACGATGAAGGAAAGAGAATGCCTCTTTCAAATAATCATTCAGCAAGAGTTCCTATCATAACGGGCAATATCAGTGGTAAGAGCCTTGAAGATGTCTATGTCATATTGGAACATATAAATATGGACGATTTTTTTCGTGAATCTGTTATTGGTATTCATATTAAAGGAGAAGAAGAATATCAGTTACGATTAAGGCTTAACAATTTTGTTGTGAACATAGGCGGTATTGAAGATTTAGAGGCCAAGTTTAGCAATTTTAAGGCATTTTATGCCAAAGCGAACAAGGATGAAACCTTGGAGGATTTTGCAGAAGTAAGTTTAGAATTCAATAACCAAGTGGTGTGCACTAAAATATAA
- the murC gene encoding UDP-N-acetylmuramate--L-alanine ligase — translation MNVTQIHKVYFIGIGGIGMSALARYFAFINKAVAGYDKTESPLTKELASSGIDIHYTDDIYVVPQEYKNDQEHTLVVYTPAVPSSHSEYQYFLNNGFTIKKRSEVLGLITKDSFCLAVAGTHGKTTTSSILAHLLKETGVKITAFLGGISEDFNSNFLLDGTEYSVVEADEFDRSFMQLTPNVACVTSMDADHLDIYGDAQELERTFIDFTKRLKPGGKLFVRNGLPLEGLTYGIEDDSDYCIRNIKIEHGTYIFDLETPDLKLEGVEFNKPGRHNLLNGLVAFAMAMQAGSPPHRLAEALATFKGVQRRFSYQIKSEEFIFIDDYAHHPTEINAVFEAVAEMHPNKKVLAIFQPHLFSRTRDFADEFAKSLSQFENVLLLDIYPAREEPLEGVTAEWLLDKVTSSNKKLISKEQILSEIKKQDPEVLLTMGAGDIGLEVVKIKKEMSYAG, via the coding sequence ATGAACGTAACGCAAATACATAAGGTGTATTTTATTGGCATTGGGGGCATAGGTATGTCTGCTTTGGCGCGTTATTTTGCGTTTATAAATAAGGCGGTTGCCGGGTACGATAAAACCGAGAGCCCGCTAACGAAAGAATTGGCAAGTTCAGGTATTGATATTCATTACACAGATGATATCTATGTAGTGCCACAAGAATATAAGAATGATCAAGAGCATACTTTGGTAGTATATACGCCAGCGGTACCTTCTTCTCATTCAGAGTATCAGTATTTTTTAAATAATGGATTCACGATTAAGAAACGCTCAGAAGTACTTGGCTTAATAACCAAAGACTCTTTTTGCTTGGCAGTTGCCGGTACACATGGTAAAACAACAACCTCTAGTATTTTGGCACATTTGTTAAAGGAAACAGGAGTTAAAATTACTGCGTTCTTAGGCGGAATTTCAGAAGATTTCAATAGTAATTTCTTGTTAGATGGCACGGAGTATTCGGTAGTAGAGGCAGATGAATTTGATCGTTCATTTATGCAGTTGACACCAAACGTAGCCTGTGTTACATCAATGGATGCTGACCACCTTGATATTTATGGCGACGCGCAAGAATTGGAAAGAACATTTATTGACTTTACCAAACGCTTAAAACCTGGCGGTAAACTATTTGTTCGTAATGGTTTGCCTTTAGAAGGGCTAACCTATGGTATAGAAGACGATTCGGATTATTGTATCCGGAACATAAAAATAGAACATGGCACCTACATATTCGATTTGGAGACCCCTGACCTCAAACTAGAAGGGGTTGAATTTAACAAACCTGGGCGACATAATTTGTTGAACGGTTTAGTGGCTTTCGCAATGGCGATGCAAGCAGGTTCCCCGCCGCATCGCCTTGCAGAGGCATTAGCAACATTTAAAGGAGTGCAAAGGAGATTTTCGTATCAGATTAAAAGTGAAGAGTTCATTTTTATTGATGATTATGCGCATCACCCAACAGAGATCAATGCTGTTTTTGAAGCAGTTGCGGAAATGCATCCGAATAAAAAAGTATTGGCAATTTTTCAGCCACACTTGTTTTCAAGAACACGTGATTTTGCAGATGAGTTCGCAAAAAGCTTATCGCAATTCGAAAATGTTTTGTTGTTAGATATCTATCCGGCTAGAGAAGAACCACTTGAAGGGGTTACGGCAGAATGGTTGTTGGATAAGGTGACAAGCAGTAATAAAAAATTAATTTCAAAAGAACAAATCCTTTCTGAGATAAAAAAACAAGATCCTGAAGTTTTACTAACAATGGGAGCTGGAGATATAGGTTTAGAAGTTGTGAAAATAAAAAAAGAGATGTCGTATGCAGGTTAA
- the murG gene encoding undecaprenyldiphospho-muramoylpentapeptide beta-N-acetylglucosaminyltransferase encodes MGNYRFILSGGGTGGHIYPAIAIANELKRRYPDAEFLFVGAKDRMEMEKVPQAGYKIEGLWITGIQRKLTLKNLLFPIKLISSLMRANSIVSKFKPHAVIGTGGFASGPLLKMATVKGIPCVLQEQNSFAGITNKLLKDKVKKICVAYDSMEKFFPKDKIVKTGNPVRSDLVELKATKNEALQYFELNADKKTLLVLGGSLGARRINQLVADHLEYFEALGLQVVWQCGKGYYETYKSHQSENIKVYAFLNSMDKAYVAADFIISRAGAGAVSELCLVGKPTFFIPSPVVAEDHQTMNALSLVGHEAAIMIREKELDAIFKTEFESVFKSAEKQQELSKNIKSLALPNATADICDEIEKLIK; translated from the coding sequence GTGGGCAATTATAGGTTCATTTTATCAGGAGGAGGTACTGGCGGACATATTTATCCTGCCATAGCTATAGCGAACGAACTGAAAAGGAGGTATCCTGATGCTGAGTTTTTGTTCGTAGGCGCTAAGGATAGAATGGAGATGGAGAAAGTGCCACAAGCAGGGTACAAAATAGAAGGATTGTGGATTACAGGAATTCAGCGAAAACTGACCCTTAAAAATCTACTGTTTCCAATAAAATTGATAAGTAGTTTAATGAGAGCAAATAGCATCGTATCGAAGTTTAAGCCACACGCCGTAATTGGTACGGGTGGTTTTGCTAGTGGTCCGTTGTTAAAGATGGCAACCGTAAAAGGGATACCATGTGTGTTGCAAGAACAAAATTCATTTGCAGGCATTACTAATAAACTATTAAAAGATAAAGTGAAGAAAATCTGTGTGGCATATGATAGCATGGAGAAGTTTTTTCCGAAAGATAAAATTGTAAAAACAGGTAATCCTGTACGTTCAGATTTGGTGGAATTAAAAGCTACTAAAAATGAAGCTTTACAGTATTTTGAATTGAATGCCGATAAGAAAACACTTTTAGTGTTAGGTGGAAGTTTAGGGGCAAGACGTATCAATCAATTGGTAGCGGATCATTTAGAATATTTTGAAGCATTAGGATTGCAAGTAGTATGGCAATGTGGAAAAGGATATTACGAAACCTATAAATCACATCAGTCAGAGAATATTAAAGTATATGCTTTTTTAAACTCTATGGATAAAGCCTATGTAGCGGCAGATTTCATTATTTCTAGAGCAGGTGCAGGTGCGGTATCAGAATTGTGTTTGGTTGGGAAACCAACATTCTTTATTCCGTCGCCAGTTGTGGCAGAAGATCACCAGACAATGAATGCATTGTCATTGGTTGGGCATGAGGCTGCAATTATGATTAGAGAAAAAGAGCTTGATGCAATATTTAAAACGGAGTTTGAATCGGTATTTAAATCCGCAGAAAAGCAACAAGAACTATCAAAGAATATTAAGTCATTGGCATTACCAAATGCCACTGCTGATATCTGCGATGAAATAGAAAAATTGATAAAATAA
- a CDS encoding FtsW/RodA/SpoVE family cell cycle protein: protein MLNIFQNIKGDKAIWAIAALLALFSFLPVYSASSNLVYVVGSGTPVGHLVKHAILLFLGFGIIYGVHKIPTHFFKGLSMIALPIVLVLLIFVLAQGTSSGGTNDSRWIRLPLVGFGFQPSNLAAVVLMIYVARYFSKVRDIKITFKDSILPLWLPVFLVVALILPANFSTAAIVFSMVMVLCFLGGYPMKYLFGIVGAGMLFLTMFVLTAKAFPDLFPNRVDTWMSRIDSFSNPEDSEGSYQIERAKIAIATGGVMGKGAGKSVQKNFLPQSSSDFIYAIIVEEYGLIGGFILMLFYLFLLFRIVVVANGCASVFSKLLVLGVGLPIVFQALINMAVAVELFPVTGQNLPLISSGGTSSWMTCLAIGIILSASNKSIAQESASGNDIDMDETNPLEILSGQL, encoded by the coding sequence GTGTTGAATATATTTCAAAATATAAAAGGAGATAAAGCTATTTGGGCCATTGCGGCACTCTTGGCCTTATTTTCATTTCTACCAGTATATAGTGCCAGTAGTAACTTGGTGTATGTAGTAGGTAGCGGTACGCCAGTTGGTCATTTGGTAAAACATGCCATACTGTTGTTTTTAGGTTTTGGAATTATTTATGGGGTACATAAAATACCTACACACTTTTTTAAGGGGCTTTCAATGATTGCCCTGCCCATAGTGTTGGTATTGCTCATATTCGTATTGGCACAAGGCACCTCTAGTGGTGGTACAAATGATAGTCGTTGGATCCGTTTACCATTGGTAGGTTTCGGTTTTCAGCCCTCTAACCTGGCAGCAGTAGTATTAATGATATATGTGGCTCGTTACTTCTCTAAAGTAAGAGATATTAAAATAACATTTAAAGACAGCATATTGCCTTTATGGCTTCCTGTTTTCTTGGTAGTAGCGCTTATTTTACCTGCGAACTTTTCCACGGCAGCAATTGTTTTTTCAATGGTTATGGTATTGTGTTTTTTAGGAGGATATCCTATGAAATACTTATTTGGCATTGTTGGAGCGGGTATGTTGTTTTTGACCATGTTCGTATTAACGGCAAAAGCTTTCCCGGATTTATTCCCGAATAGGGTAGATACATGGATGAGCCGTATAGATAGTTTCTCCAACCCTGAGGATTCTGAAGGTTCCTATCAAATTGAAAGAGCAAAAATAGCAATAGCTACTGGCGGAGTAATGGGTAAAGGAGCAGGGAAAAGTGTGCAGAAGAACTTTTTGCCACAAAGTTCATCAGATTTTATCTATGCTATTATAGTGGAGGAATATGGTTTAATAGGAGGATTTATACTCATGTTGTTTTACCTATTTCTACTTTTTAGAATAGTGGTGGTTGCCAATGGTTGTGCATCGGTCTTTAGTAAGTTATTAGTGCTAGGCGTAGGCTTGCCCATTGTGTTTCAGGCGTTGATAAATATGGCGGTAGCGGTAGAGTTATTTCCTGTAACCGGGCAAAATTTACCATTGATCAGTAGTGGTGGAACCTCTAGCTGGATGACCTGTTTGGCAATAGGTATAATACTAAGTGCAAGCAATAAAAGTATAGCTCAGGAGAGTGCTTCTGGCAATGATATTGATATGGATGAAACGAACCCTTTAGAGATTTTAAGTGGGCAATTATAG
- the murD gene encoding UDP-N-acetylmuramoyl-L-alanine--D-glutamate ligase produces MALLVVLGGGESGVGTAILGLKKGYDVFVSDKGKIKEKYKNVLEHFGIDWEEEQHSEDRILKADLVMKSPGIPDKVPLVKQLVAKGVPVISEIEFASKYTDAKIIGITGSNGKTTTTMLTNHILVNAGLKVGMAGNIGDSYAKMVAENDFEYYVLEISSFQLDGIVDFKPHIAVITNITPDHLDRYEYEFENYIASKFRIAENQDENDYLIYDADDTVLVEWLNKHPVKSKLMPFSLNKVFEKGAFIEQNEIIIKTTTDTISMIKDTLALEGQHNVKNTMAAATIAKLVGIRKETIRACVSNFQGAPHRLEKVLKIHHVEYINDSKATNVNAAYYALDSMKTPTVWIVGGVDKGNEYMELMPLVREKVKAIICLGENNEKIKHVFGNAVDLLVETYAMEEAVKVAYKIAERGDTVLLSPACASFDLFKNYEDRGDQFKNCVKNL; encoded by the coding sequence ATGGCACTGTTAGTAGTACTTGGTGGAGGAGAAAGTGGAGTAGGTACAGCCATTTTAGGATTGAAGAAAGGATACGATGTATTTGTATCCGATAAAGGAAAAATAAAAGAGAAGTATAAAAACGTTCTTGAACATTTTGGAATTGATTGGGAAGAAGAACAGCATTCTGAAGACCGAATACTAAAAGCCGATTTGGTAATGAAGAGTCCGGGTATACCAGACAAAGTACCCTTGGTAAAGCAGTTGGTAGCGAAAGGTGTTCCGGTAATATCAGAGATAGAATTTGCATCAAAATACACCGATGCAAAAATTATTGGTATTACAGGAAGTAATGGAAAAACGACGACTACCATGCTAACCAACCACATTCTGGTAAATGCCGGATTGAAAGTGGGTATGGCAGGAAACATTGGTGATAGTTATGCGAAAATGGTTGCAGAGAATGATTTTGAGTATTACGTACTAGAGATCAGTAGTTTTCAACTAGACGGTATAGTAGATTTTAAACCACACATTGCCGTGATTACGAATATTACACCAGATCATTTAGATCGGTATGAATATGAGTTTGAAAACTACATCGCATCGAAATTTAGAATTGCAGAAAACCAAGACGAAAACGATTATTTGATTTATGATGCAGATGATACAGTTTTGGTAGAATGGCTGAACAAGCACCCGGTTAAATCAAAATTAATGCCCTTTTCATTGAATAAAGTATTTGAAAAAGGCGCATTTATAGAACAAAACGAGATAATAATAAAAACAACAACAGACACTATTAGCATGATTAAAGACACTTTGGCCTTAGAAGGTCAGCACAATGTAAAGAACACAATGGCAGCGGCAACAATTGCAAAATTAGTCGGTATCCGTAAGGAAACGATAAGAGCCTGTGTTTCTAATTTTCAAGGGGCTCCCCACCGTTTGGAGAAGGTGTTGAAAATACATCATGTAGAATATATCAATGACTCAAAAGCAACGAATGTAAACGCTGCTTATTACGCATTAGATAGCATGAAAACACCTACTGTATGGATCGTAGGTGGTGTAGATAAGGGCAATGAGTACATGGAGTTAATGCCATTGGTACGAGAAAAGGTAAAAGCGATTATTTGCTTAGGTGAGAATAATGAAAAGATAAAGCATGTATTTGGTAATGCTGTAGATCTATTAGTAGAAACATATGCTATGGAAGAAGCTGTGAAAGTAGCTTACAAAATAGCAGAGCGCGGCGATACGGTTTTGTTATCACCGGCATGTGCAAGTTTCGATTTGTTTAAGAATTATGAGGATCGCGGAGATCAATTTAAGAACTGTGTAAAGAACCTATAA